The proteins below are encoded in one region of Aquisphaera giovannonii:
- a CDS encoding metallophosphoesterase family protein encodes MIEPQRPVVFVVPGDLHLTDPGLENHRVAEWMVGEVNRLIRPDFVQFIGDNVQDATADQFRLFDGLRSRLDCPHFALVGDHDVKDDPAAQGFRKHVGETYGSTSLRGFRLIRLDTQQARPVGLVEGQVAWLRAELEAAAAAGERVVIFQHNYPYQIWEDFSGPGIDDWRALVQAHRIDAIVCGHTHYWQVANDGRNAYVAVRSIGDPEGGAAGYCVGLLDGEDFAIAYRTVDDAGPLVLITHPRESLLATGPPHVVVGPDVVRARIWSEEPVIGVRGRIDDGPWFPLSPAGDGDWSAPLPGRLEKGEHALAVEAEAGPGGRASHQIRFVVDPTGRYTPVPEVRPKVTRTDFC; translated from the coding sequence ATGATCGAACCTCAGCGACCCGTCGTCTTCGTCGTCCCGGGCGACCTGCACCTGACCGACCCGGGGCTGGAGAACCATCGCGTCGCCGAATGGATGGTGGGCGAGGTGAACCGGCTCATCCGACCCGACTTCGTGCAGTTCATCGGCGACAACGTGCAGGACGCGACCGCCGACCAGTTCCGGCTGTTCGACGGGCTGAGATCGCGGCTCGACTGCCCGCACTTCGCGCTGGTCGGGGACCACGACGTGAAGGACGATCCCGCGGCACAGGGCTTCCGGAAGCACGTGGGCGAGACGTACGGCTCGACGTCGCTCCGCGGGTTCCGGCTGATCCGGCTCGACACCCAGCAGGCGAGGCCCGTCGGCCTCGTCGAAGGCCAGGTCGCCTGGCTCCGCGCGGAGCTGGAGGCGGCGGCCGCCGCGGGGGAGCGGGTCGTCATCTTCCAGCACAACTACCCGTACCAGATCTGGGAGGACTTCTCGGGCCCCGGGATCGACGACTGGCGGGCGCTCGTGCAGGCGCACCGGATCGACGCCATCGTCTGCGGGCACACCCACTACTGGCAGGTCGCCAACGACGGCCGGAATGCCTACGTCGCCGTCCGGTCGATCGGCGACCCCGAGGGCGGCGCAGCCGGCTATTGCGTCGGCCTCCTCGACGGCGAGGACTTCGCGATCGCCTACCGGACGGTGGACGACGCCGGCCCGCTCGTCCTCATCACGCACCCGAGGGAATCCCTCCTGGCCACCGGCCCGCCGCACGTCGTGGTCGGCCCCGACGTGGTCCGGGCGCGCATCTGGTCGGAGGAGCCGGTGATCGGCGTCCGCGGGCGGATCGACGACGGGCCCTGGTTCCCCCTCTCGCCCGCGGGCGACGGCGACTGGTCGGCCCCGCTGCCCGGGCGGCTGGAGAAAGGGGAGCACGCCCTCGCGGTCGAGGCCGAGGCGGGCCCCGGCGGCCGGGCGTCCCACCAGATCCGCTTCGTGGTGGACCCGACGGGCCGCTACACGCCCGTGCCGGAAGTCCGCCCGAAGGTGACCCGCACGGACTTCTGCTGA
- a CDS encoding TolB family protein has protein sequence MKATLSVNAVLVAVAAAFGPAGARADDSWITFLSHREGKNLLYRMHPGGEPEPLFGGEIKDAPGLPAGMGWWREPHWSVQSPDGAYFLSWALDRGSPAGRFQSPPRYLLHLGRIGSGSTRLITPDAGEVFAWAPDSKRLVYARSLWRHPAAMRHPIAPRTELVIHPLDGAAEEVVLDRPGIWEPCDWSPDGRHLLVKYVSTPIIQFASSALFELDLAEARKAPDAGRDDPGGMKGSDKEPSGGGLRAIRPLAKGFQGGMARYSPDGRLIAIAGSSFKPQGEGLIDASRFASANKVLSLRERGGYEERVLCEGSDVFDGPICWSPDGRRILFARWDEGKGPVGAVAEPAGDVLSIWSVAVDGKDLTRIAGGWCPDWRGR, from the coding sequence GTGAAAGCGACCCTCTCGGTGAACGCCGTCCTCGTCGCCGTCGCGGCGGCCTTCGGGCCCGCCGGGGCGCGGGCGGACGACTCGTGGATCACGTTCCTGTCCCATCGGGAGGGCAAGAACCTCCTCTACCGGATGCACCCCGGCGGCGAGCCGGAGCCCCTCTTCGGCGGCGAGATCAAGGACGCCCCCGGCCTGCCCGCCGGGATGGGCTGGTGGCGCGAGCCGCACTGGAGCGTCCAGAGCCCGGACGGGGCGTATTTCCTCTCCTGGGCCCTCGATCGCGGCTCGCCGGCCGGCCGCTTCCAGTCCCCGCCGAGGTACCTCCTTCACTTGGGGCGGATCGGCAGCGGCTCGACCCGGCTGATCACGCCGGACGCCGGGGAGGTGTTCGCCTGGGCCCCGGACTCGAAGCGGCTCGTCTACGCCCGCTCGCTCTGGCGGCATCCGGCGGCGATGCGCCACCCGATCGCCCCCCGCACGGAGCTCGTCATCCACCCCCTGGACGGGGCCGCCGAGGAGGTCGTCCTGGACCGGCCGGGGATCTGGGAGCCCTGCGACTGGTCGCCCGACGGCCGCCACCTGCTGGTGAAGTACGTGTCCACGCCGATCATCCAGTTCGCGTCGTCGGCGCTCTTCGAGCTGGACCTGGCCGAGGCCCGCAAGGCCCCCGACGCCGGCCGCGACGACCCGGGCGGGATGAAGGGGAGCGACAAGGAGCCCTCGGGCGGCGGCCTGCGGGCGATCCGGCCGCTGGCGAAGGGGTTCCAGGGCGGGATGGCCCGCTACTCCCCCGACGGCCGGCTGATCGCGATCGCGGGCTCCTCCTTCAAGCCGCAGGGCGAGGGCCTGATCGATGCGTCGCGGTTCGCCTCGGCCAACAAGGTCCTGAGCCTCCGCGAGCGTGGAGGCTACGAGGAGCGCGTCCTCTGCGAGGGGTCGGACGTCTTCGACGGCCCGATCTGCTGGTCGCCCGACGGCAGGCGGATCCTCTTCGCCCGATGGGACGAAGGCAAGGGCCCGGTCGGCGCCGTCGCGGAGCCCGCCGGGGACGTCCTGTCGATCTGGTCGGTGGCGGTCGACGGCAAGGACCTGACGCGGATCGCGGGCGGCTGGTGCCCCGACTGGCGGGGGCGGTAG
- a CDS encoding sigma-70 family RNA polymerase sigma factor: protein MTDGDLLGRFGDGRGEAAEAAFAALMRRHGPMVLGVCRGILGDVEDAHDACQATFLVLARKAGTVRRGDSAASWLHGVARHVSLRLRAAEARRREHERRTATMREERPALPPETREAIHDEVARLPARFREPVVLCYLEGLTAEEAAGRIGCPRGTILSRLSRARDRLRGRLARRGVAAPAVAALLAGGMVEAAEAGTLEATSRAVLGGKAGAAANAAAEATARALARGVVVARLRAAAAALAVGGAAAFAWWAFRGDSPPAPAPKAVRGPAPAGDEALARMATALRQIGLAIVEQAASIPPPKVPAAEGAPLLSWRVAILPLIGERELYNRFHLDEPWDGPHNRALIPEMPAVFLTTAEETRADGLTHLRAFGGPDSAFARPDGVELREIADGRADTILLVEAGEAVPWTRPDALDPGPPLPPLGRPDGGTFLALFGDGAVRVVRKAAGEDAIRAAVTRSGGEPVRGADLGEVAP, encoded by the coding sequence GTGACCGACGGCGACCTGCTCGGCCGATTCGGGGACGGGCGGGGCGAGGCCGCGGAGGCCGCGTTCGCAGCGCTGATGCGGCGTCACGGGCCGATGGTCCTCGGCGTCTGCCGGGGGATCCTCGGCGACGTCGAGGACGCGCACGACGCCTGCCAGGCCACGTTCCTGGTCCTGGCCCGCAAGGCGGGGACGGTCCGGCGCGGGGACTCGGCGGCGAGCTGGCTGCACGGGGTGGCCCGCCACGTCTCCCTGCGGCTCCGGGCGGCCGAGGCCCGGCGCCGCGAGCACGAGAGGAGGACCGCCACCATGCGAGAGGAACGGCCCGCCCTCCCGCCCGAGACGCGCGAGGCGATCCACGACGAGGTCGCCCGGCTGCCCGCGAGGTTCCGCGAGCCGGTCGTGCTCTGCTACCTGGAAGGGCTGACCGCGGAGGAGGCGGCCGGGCGGATCGGGTGCCCCCGGGGGACGATCCTGTCGCGGCTCTCGCGGGCCAGGGACCGCCTGCGGGGCCGGCTGGCCCGTCGCGGCGTGGCCGCGCCCGCCGTCGCCGCGCTGCTGGCCGGCGGGATGGTCGAGGCGGCCGAGGCGGGCACCCTCGAAGCGACGTCCCGCGCCGTGCTCGGCGGCAAGGCCGGCGCCGCCGCCAACGCGGCGGCCGAGGCCACGGCGCGGGCCCTGGCGCGCGGCGTGGTCGTCGCGAGGCTCCGGGCGGCCGCGGCGGCCCTCGCGGTCGGCGGCGCGGCGGCATTCGCCTGGTGGGCGTTCCGGGGCGACTCACCGCCGGCGCCGGCGCCGAAGGCCGTCCGGGGCCCAGCGCCGGCCGGGGATGAGGCGCTCGCCCGTATGGCGACGGCCCTCAGGCAGATCGGCCTGGCCATCGTCGAGCAGGCGGCCAGCATCCCTCCGCCGAAGGTCCCCGCGGCCGAAGGGGCACCCCTGCTGAGCTGGCGGGTGGCGATCCTGCCCCTGATCGGCGAGCGCGAGCTCTACAACCGGTTCCACCTCGACGAGCCCTGGGACGGCCCCCACAACCGCGCGCTGATCCCCGAGATGCCGGCCGTCTTCCTCACGACCGCGGAGGAGACGCGGGCCGACGGCCTCACGCACCTCCGGGCGTTCGGCGGGCCGGACTCCGCATTCGCCCGGCCGGACGGCGTCGAGCTGCGGGAGATCGCCGACGGGCGGGCCGACACGATCCTCCTCGTCGAGGCCGGCGAGGCCGTCCCGTGGACCCGCCCGGACGCCCTCGACCCCGGGCCACCCCTGCCGCCGCTCGGCCGCCCCGATGGCGGGACGTTCCTCGCCCTCTTCGGCGACGGCGCGGTCCGGGTCGTCCGCAAGGCGGCCGGCGAGGACGCGATCCGGGCCGCCGTCACCCGGTCGGGCGGCGAGCCGGTCCGGGGGGCCGACCTCGGAGAAGTCGCCCCATGA
- a CDS encoding right-handed parallel beta-helix repeat-containing protein, with translation MERLVLILAMSSPAWAGDGPTRTVADARQLQDALDHARPGETIRVAPGEYRGSFAARGLRGEPGRPILLKASDPDRRPVFRGGETGLHLSRVAHVELDGLVFAGATGNGINIDDGGVLEEPSHHVLVRNAIVRDVGPTGNRDGIKLSGVDEFRVEGCTVERWGDGGSAIDMVGCHRGEILGCTFRHGDGAGDSGVQAKGGSRGILIRACRFEHAGRRAINIGGSTGLAFFRPRPEGFEARDVTVEDCTFVGSMAPIAFVGADGAVVRHNTIYRPGRWAFRILQETRAPGFVPCRRGQVLDNLIAYRSEEMAAAINVGDATEPGSFTLARNAWYCLDAPGRSRPRLPIPETDGTYGIAPGFRDAEAGDLRLRPDSPVRSAGARADGMR, from the coding sequence ATGGAACGTCTCGTCCTCATCCTCGCGATGTCGTCGCCCGCCTGGGCGGGGGATGGGCCGACGCGCACGGTGGCCGACGCGAGGCAGCTGCAGGACGCCCTGGACCATGCCCGGCCGGGAGAGACGATCCGAGTCGCACCGGGCGAATACCGCGGCAGCTTCGCGGCCCGGGGGCTGCGCGGGGAGCCGGGCCGGCCGATCCTGCTGAAGGCGAGCGACCCGGATCGCCGCCCCGTCTTCCGGGGCGGGGAGACCGGGCTGCACCTCTCGCGGGTCGCCCACGTCGAGCTCGACGGCCTGGTCTTCGCGGGGGCGACCGGCAACGGCATCAACATCGACGACGGCGGCGTGCTGGAGGAACCTTCGCATCACGTCCTGGTCCGCAATGCGATCGTCCGGGACGTCGGCCCGACCGGCAACCGGGACGGGATCAAGCTCTCCGGCGTGGACGAGTTCCGGGTCGAGGGCTGCACCGTCGAGCGCTGGGGCGACGGCGGCTCGGCGATCGACATGGTGGGCTGTCACCGCGGGGAGATCCTCGGGTGCACGTTCCGCCACGGCGACGGGGCCGGCGACAGCGGCGTCCAGGCCAAGGGAGGGAGCCGGGGCATCCTCATCCGCGCCTGCCGGTTCGAGCACGCCGGCCGGCGGGCGATCAACATCGGCGGCAGCACGGGGCTGGCCTTCTTCCGACCCAGGCCCGAGGGCTTCGAGGCCAGGGACGTCACGGTCGAGGATTGCACGTTCGTCGGCTCGATGGCGCCGATCGCCTTCGTGGGGGCGGACGGGGCCGTCGTGCGGCACAACACGATCTACAGGCCGGGGCGATGGGCGTTCCGCATCCTCCAGGAGACGCGGGCCCCCGGCTTCGTCCCATGCCGCAGGGGGCAGGTCCTCGACAACCTGATCGCCTATCGGTCGGAGGAGATGGCGGCGGCGATCAACGTCGGCGATGCCACCGAGCCCGGCAGCTTCACCCTGGCCCGCAACGCCTGGTACTGCCTGGACGCCCCCGGCCGGAGCCGCCCGAGGCTACCGATCCCGGAGACGGACGGGACCTACGGGATCGCCCCGGGGTTCCGCGATGCCGAGGCGGGCGACCTGCGACTACGCCCCGACAGCCCGGTCCGCTCGGCCGGCGCCCGGGCCGACGGGATGCGGTGA
- a CDS encoding GGDEF domain-containing response regulator yields the protein MEILIADDQRTTGLALAWALEGMGHVPRLASSGEEAWALLRKGEWRLVITDWVMPGMSGTDLCRLIRSRADRPYVYTIILTGLSGRVNRLEGLDSGADDFLTKPVDHEELKVRISIARRILGVQSELEERNALLRAMASTDPLTGLANRRGFQAAAEALADGGAAGLPHSLISLDVDHFKSYNDTYGHGAGDEALRAVAAILRSSTRRDDLVARVGGEEFAVLLPETNAPTALRRAEAIRRAVASADWPRRPVTISAGVATTRLAWEPGAIAGLLEEADRALYQSKRSGRDRACHAGHPPPSPHVACA from the coding sequence ATGGAGATCCTGATCGCCGACGATCAGCGGACGACCGGGCTGGCGCTGGCCTGGGCCCTGGAAGGGATGGGCCATGTCCCGCGCCTGGCGAGCTCCGGCGAGGAGGCATGGGCGCTCCTCCGGAAGGGGGAATGGCGGCTGGTCATCACCGACTGGGTCATGCCCGGGATGAGCGGCACGGACCTCTGCCGCCTGATCCGGTCCCGCGCCGATCGCCCCTACGTCTACACGATCATCCTGACCGGCCTGTCCGGCCGGGTGAACCGGCTGGAGGGGCTGGACTCCGGGGCGGATGACTTCCTCACCAAGCCCGTGGACCACGAGGAGCTGAAGGTCCGGATCTCGATCGCGCGCCGGATCCTGGGCGTCCAGTCGGAGCTGGAGGAGCGGAACGCCCTGCTGCGGGCGATGGCCAGCACCGACCCTCTGACGGGACTGGCCAACCGCCGGGGCTTCCAGGCCGCCGCCGAGGCGCTGGCCGACGGGGGGGCCGCCGGCCTGCCCCACTCCCTGATCTCCTTGGACGTGGACCACTTCAAGTCCTATAACGACACCTACGGCCACGGCGCGGGGGACGAGGCGCTGCGGGCCGTCGCGGCGATCCTGCGGTCCTCGACCCGACGGGACGACCTGGTGGCGCGGGTCGGCGGGGAGGAGTTCGCGGTGCTCCTCCCCGAGACGAACGCCCCCACGGCCCTGCGGCGGGCCGAGGCCATCCGCCGCGCCGTCGCCTCGGCCGACTGGCCGCGCCGCCCGGTGACGATCAGCGCGGGCGTGGCCACCACCCGCCTCGCCTGGGAGCCGGGGGCCATCGCGGGCCTGCTGGAGGAGGCGGATCGTGCGCTCTACCAGTCCAAGCGCTCGGGCCGGGATCGGGCCTGCCACGCGGGCCATCCGCCGCCTTCGCCCCACGTTGCGTGCGCCTGA
- a CDS encoding ATP-binding protein, which yields MTGDLRQLRQRSEELTRANEALAAEVRERRKVDRARQALSRVNRALVRAVDEAQFLRELCRVVVEVAGYRLCWVGYAEHDEAKSVRPVAHAGYEQGYLETVRVTWADAERGHGPVGTAIRTRKPVIFRDVTRDPGFAPWRDEALRRGFASVAGIPLTSGPEVLGALAIYAADPDAFDAGETELLEELADDLSYGIVALRTRAACREAEAALQRAHEGLERRVEERTAELTRANERLTREVAERERAEAALRDSERLYRQLTEGILEAIVVADERGRIKLFNPAAQRAFGYEEHEVLGRPLAILMPPEDREAHEQGLRRFVEAGKARGARPATERRGLRKGGEVFPIELSLSAIELPEGTVLLGAIHDLTERRRMQAMIVQAEKLASLGLVSAGVAHEINNPLAYVANNLTVLERDWGGLSELLGALERARPELAAACPAAAGEIDRIGEEIDLPYLRANLGPLLASTRKGVRRISGIVENLRRFARLDQADVDRVDLHQAIAGSLELIRGQLERHHIAVEQHPGRIPPVVCSPAQINQVVLNLLVNAMQAIESAGRAGGRIEIGTRAQGGEVILEVADDGCGMTAEVQSRIFDPFFTTKPVGQGTGLGLAISHGIVADHGGRIEVESTPGRGTRFRVILPVEGVARGRGKPGYAAPAGDGR from the coding sequence ATGACAGGCGATTTGCGGCAGCTCCGGCAGCGCAGCGAGGAGCTCACGCGGGCCAACGAGGCGCTGGCGGCGGAGGTCCGCGAGCGCCGGAAGGTCGACCGGGCCCGCCAGGCCCTCAGCCGCGTCAACCGGGCCCTGGTCCGGGCCGTCGACGAGGCCCAGTTCCTCCGGGAGCTCTGCCGCGTCGTCGTCGAGGTCGCGGGCTATCGCCTCTGCTGGGTCGGCTACGCCGAGCACGACGAGGCGAAGTCGGTGCGCCCCGTCGCCCATGCCGGCTACGAGCAGGGCTACCTGGAGACCGTCCGCGTCACCTGGGCCGACGCGGAGCGCGGGCACGGCCCGGTGGGGACGGCCATCCGGACCCGGAAGCCGGTGATCTTCCGGGACGTCACCCGCGACCCCGGCTTCGCCCCGTGGCGCGACGAGGCCCTCCGGCGCGGCTTCGCCTCGGTGGCCGGCATCCCGCTGACCTCCGGCCCGGAGGTCCTGGGGGCCCTGGCGATCTACGCCGCGGATCCCGACGCCTTCGACGCGGGCGAGACCGAGCTCCTGGAGGAGCTGGCCGACGACCTGAGCTACGGCATCGTCGCCCTCCGCACGCGGGCCGCCTGCCGGGAGGCGGAGGCGGCCCTCCAGCGGGCGCACGAGGGGCTCGAGCGCCGCGTCGAGGAGCGCACCGCCGAGCTCACGCGAGCCAACGAGCGGCTGACCCGGGAGGTCGCCGAGCGCGAGCGGGCCGAGGCCGCGCTGCGGGACTCCGAGCGGCTCTATCGCCAGCTCACCGAGGGCATCCTCGAGGCGATCGTCGTGGCCGACGAGCGGGGGCGGATCAAGCTGTTCAACCCCGCCGCCCAGCGCGCGTTCGGCTACGAGGAGCACGAGGTCCTGGGCCGGCCCCTGGCGATCCTGATGCCCCCGGAGGACCGCGAGGCCCACGAGCAGGGGCTGCGGCGCTTCGTGGAGGCCGGCAAGGCCCGCGGGGCCCGCCCCGCGACCGAGCGGCGGGGCCTGCGGAAGGGGGGCGAGGTCTTCCCGATCGAGCTGTCGCTCTCGGCCATCGAGCTGCCCGAGGGCACCGTCCTCCTGGGCGCGATCCACGACCTGACCGAGCGCCGGAGGATGCAGGCGATGATCGTCCAGGCGGAGAAGCTGGCCTCGCTGGGCCTGGTCAGCGCCGGGGTCGCGCACGAGATCAACAACCCGCTGGCGTACGTCGCCAACAACCTGACCGTGCTCGAGCGCGACTGGGGCGGCCTGTCGGAGCTGCTGGGCGCCCTGGAGCGGGCCCGCCCGGAGCTGGCGGCCGCGTGCCCGGCGGCGGCCGGGGAGATCGACCGGATCGGGGAGGAGATCGACCTGCCCTACCTCCGGGCGAACCTGGGGCCGCTGCTCGCCAGCACCCGCAAGGGCGTCCGGCGGATCTCCGGCATCGTCGAGAACCTGCGGCGGTTCGCCCGGCTCGACCAGGCCGACGTCGACCGGGTGGACCTGCACCAGGCGATCGCCGGCAGCCTCGAGCTGATCCGGGGCCAGTTGGAGCGGCATCACATCGCCGTCGAGCAGCATCCCGGCCGGATCCCCCCGGTCGTCTGCTCCCCCGCGCAGATCAACCAGGTGGTCCTCAACCTGCTGGTCAACGCCATGCAGGCGATCGAGTCCGCCGGGCGGGCCGGCGGGCGGATCGAGATCGGCACCCGCGCCCAGGGGGGCGAGGTCATCCTGGAGGTGGCGGACGACGGCTGCGGCATGACGGCGGAGGTCCAGTCGAGGATCTTCGACCCGTTCTTCACGACCAAGCCCGTCGGCCAGGGGACGGGCCTGGGGCTGGCGATCAGCCACGGCATCGTCGCCGACCACGGCGGCCGCATCGAGGTCGAGAGCACCCCCGGCCGGGGCACCCGCTTCCGCGTGATCCTGCCGGTCGAGGGGGTCGCGCGGGGCCGCGGGAAGCCCGGCTACGCCGCGCCCGCCGGCGATGGGCGATAG
- a CDS encoding sialidase family protein, with translation MRMRTISPTIILCLLVGTEQRALAAGKPSVSVGPNVQVSRANARVPHAEVVIAADPTRPEHLLAASMLAAEEGAKEESRVVVYSSSDGGRTWAVSFEPSAKADPALAFGPDGTAHLAVIAPEGEDKFRILVFRLAHGGQQWQRITGGDRFSLDRPFLAVGQAGPGRGTLYLSGTGGERTARSNSRPAVHRSEGEHGLEPVAAWDPDHIQAGDNYANGSLVVLSDGTVVTSYPCMPFAGWKDSIKPVLSAGWKVGLTPTGFECELLVRRIAVGGRLLEGQAPVQPHYLHASLPAMASDAGEGRHKDRVYLTWSQWDEVGRRVMLSRSEDRGAHWSEPVPLSEQPAEGAGYHAFLPAVAVNKAGVVAVSWYDTRERDRIGKPAWDLRLRVSADGGRAWQPSVRVTSQTSVFSGEDPEEEHRRIRRPLWLGDTAGLCADADGAFHPLWIDNRTGERQVWTAAVHVGAE, from the coding sequence ATGCGGATGCGAACGATCTCGCCGACCATCATCCTGTGCCTCCTGGTAGGCACCGAGCAACGGGCCCTCGCGGCAGGGAAGCCGTCCGTCAGCGTAGGGCCCAACGTGCAGGTGAGCAGGGCGAACGCAAGGGTCCCGCACGCCGAGGTCGTCATCGCCGCGGACCCGACCCGGCCGGAGCATCTCCTGGCGGCCTCCATGCTGGCGGCCGAGGAGGGGGCCAAAGAAGAGAGCCGGGTCGTCGTGTACAGCTCCTCGGACGGGGGCCGGACCTGGGCCGTCTCCTTCGAACCGTCGGCCAAGGCCGATCCCGCGCTCGCCTTCGGACCCGACGGCACGGCCCATCTCGCGGTGATTGCCCCGGAAGGGGAGGACAAGTTCAGGATCCTCGTGTTCCGCCTCGCCCACGGGGGGCAGCAATGGCAGCGGATCACCGGGGGCGACCGGTTCAGCCTGGATCGGCCCTTCCTGGCGGTCGGCCAGGCCGGCCCTGGCCGGGGCACGCTCTATCTCAGCGGCACGGGCGGCGAGCGGACCGCCAGGTCCAATAGCCGACCCGCGGTCCATCGGTCCGAGGGCGAGCACGGCCTCGAGCCGGTAGCGGCCTGGGACCCGGACCACATCCAGGCGGGGGATAACTACGCGAATGGATCGCTGGTGGTCCTGTCCGACGGCACGGTCGTGACTTCGTATCCCTGCATGCCGTTCGCCGGTTGGAAGGACAGCATCAAGCCGGTCCTGTCGGCCGGCTGGAAGGTGGGGCTGACGCCAACCGGGTTCGAGTGCGAGCTCCTGGTCCGCCGCATCGCCGTCGGTGGTCGGCTCCTGGAGGGCCAGGCCCCCGTCCAGCCGCATTACCTCCACGCCTCGCTCCCGGCGATGGCGTCCGACGCCGGCGAGGGCCGCCACAAGGATCGGGTGTACCTGACCTGGAGCCAGTGGGACGAGGTGGGCAGGCGGGTGATGCTCAGCCGCAGCGAGGACCGGGGGGCGCACTGGTCGGAGCCCGTGCCGCTGAGCGAGCAACCCGCCGAGGGCGCCGGCTATCACGCCTTCCTCCCCGCGGTGGCGGTGAACAAGGCGGGCGTTGTGGCGGTCAGCTGGTACGACACCCGCGAGCGGGACCGGATCGGCAAACCTGCCTGGGACCTTCGGCTGCGGGTGTCGGCCGACGGAGGGCGGGCATGGCAGCCGAGCGTGCGGGTCACCAGCCAGACGAGCGTCTTCTCCGGCGAGGACCCGGAGGAGGAGCACCGTCGCATCCGGCGCCCGCTGTGGCTCGGAGATACCGCCGGTCTGTGCGCCGACGCCGACGGCGCATTCCACCCGCTCTGGATCGACAACCGCACCGGGGAGCGGCAAGTCTGGACCGCGGCGGTCCACGTCGGCGCGGAATAG
- a CDS encoding efflux RND transporter periplasmic adaptor subunit: MAHVTPTDPNEPMPGPSHAGPDGPPLVPGWTLRAAVRVVELRLRFVALMAATGLVLGYWDTLAGHLEKWRRPAGGEAREAASRVAYFCPMHPAVVDDAPGHCPTCGMPLARRVGGTDVASTEGASPRVRLTPGRVAQAGVRTVAVGLVRLEERLRTVGYVGFDEGRRFRVASNARGQLRVDRLLATSEGLTVRAGQKLAELYGYDLSQAIRQYRDARAAGGEGAGSPGGPGAAPATAPPGDPEDRIALAAEALRVLGARQDQIDAIAAGGPSAGLLPVLAPIDGQVVRKYVIEGQYVPEGEPLFDVADLGRVWIVAQVFEDQLGRVEVGRGVEAEVPAFPGEAFPGRVAMIAPALDPATRTAAVRFELDNPGHRLRPGMFATVTLGLAPAPPAPREQATCPVTGLKLNSMGGPVPVEVAGRTLSVCCPGCVPKLESDPGRYLAAPGASPGDAALAVPESAVIDTGSRQVVYVEVGPGVFEGRAVTLGPRSGDRYPVLAGLSPGDRVAAAGAFLIDAESRLNPATTGPP; this comes from the coding sequence ATGGCCCACGTGACGCCGACCGACCCGAACGAGCCGATGCCGGGCCCGTCGCATGCGGGGCCGGACGGGCCGCCCCTGGTGCCGGGATGGACGCTGCGGGCGGCCGTCCGGGTCGTCGAGTTGCGGCTCCGGTTCGTCGCCCTGATGGCGGCGACCGGGCTGGTCCTCGGCTACTGGGACACGCTCGCCGGCCATCTCGAGAAGTGGCGACGGCCTGCCGGCGGGGAGGCCCGCGAGGCCGCATCCCGCGTCGCCTATTTCTGCCCGATGCATCCGGCCGTCGTGGACGACGCGCCGGGCCACTGCCCGACCTGCGGCATGCCGCTGGCGAGGCGGGTGGGCGGGACGGACGTGGCATCGACCGAGGGCGCCTCGCCGCGGGTCCGCCTGACGCCGGGGCGGGTCGCGCAGGCGGGCGTGCGGACGGTCGCGGTTGGCCTCGTCAGGCTGGAGGAGCGGCTCCGAACGGTCGGGTATGTCGGGTTCGACGAGGGCCGCCGATTCCGTGTGGCTTCCAACGCTCGCGGCCAGCTCCGCGTCGATCGGCTCCTCGCCACGTCGGAGGGGCTGACCGTGCGCGCCGGCCAGAAGCTCGCCGAGCTGTACGGCTACGACCTGTCTCAGGCGATCCGTCAGTACCGCGACGCGAGGGCCGCGGGGGGCGAGGGGGCGGGATCCCCCGGGGGCCCCGGGGCGGCCCCCGCGACCGCCCCCCCGGGCGACCCCGAGGACCGGATCGCGCTCGCCGCCGAGGCCCTCAGGGTGCTGGGGGCCCGCCAGGACCAGATCGACGCGATCGCGGCGGGCGGCCCCTCCGCGGGGCTGCTCCCCGTCCTCGCCCCGATCGACGGACAGGTGGTCCGGAAGTACGTCATCGAAGGCCAGTACGTCCCCGAGGGGGAGCCCCTCTTCGATGTCGCCGACCTGGGCCGGGTCTGGATCGTGGCCCAGGTCTTCGAGGACCAGCTCGGGCGCGTCGAGGTCGGCCGCGGGGTCGAGGCGGAGGTCCCCGCCTTCCCGGGCGAGGCGTTCCCGGGGCGCGTCGCGATGATCGCGCCGGCCCTCGACCCGGCCACTCGCACCGCCGCGGTCCGCTTCGAGCTGGACAACCCGGGCCATCGCCTGCGGCCGGGGATGTTCGCCACCGTCACCCTGGGCCTCGCGCCAGCGCCGCCCGCGCCACGGGAGCAGGCGACCTGCCCGGTCACGGGGTTGAAGCTGAACTCCATGGGCGGGCCGGTCCCGGTCGAGGTGGCCGGGCGGACCCTCTCGGTCTGCTGCCCGGGGTGCGTCCCGAAGCTGGAGTCGGATCCCGGCAGGTACCTCGCGGCCCCGGGGGCGTCGCCCGGCGACGCGGCCCTGGCCGTGCCCGAGTCGGCCGTGATCGACACCGGCTCCCGCCAGGTCGTCTACGTCGAGGTCGGCCCCGGCGTCTTCGAGGGCCGCGCGGTCACCCTCGGCCCGCGCTCCGGCGATCGCTATCCGGTCCTCGCGGGCCTCTCCCCCGGCGACCGCGTCGCGGCCGCCGGCGCCTTCCTGATCGACGCCGAGTCCCGCCTCAACCCGGCGACGACGGGCCCGCCCTGA